CCGTGCTCCCCGGCATGGGGATTGAGACCGCATACCACGAGGCGAACTTCCCGTTGGCGGAGGCGTCGCATTGCGCGGGCCGTCAGGCGGATCGTTTGGAGGATGGATTCAACACTCAACAAGCGCGGGACTTCTCCGTAGCCGACGTGACCTGTGACTAAGGAGCAGGTGATCGCCTCACTGGTCAGCATCATGCACGTGAAGGGGCTGCGGGTCTTATCGGCGAGCAATTCCGTGTGGCCGGGATAAGGGACGCCGGCCTGATGCCACGCCTCTTTGTGGATGGGGCCGGTGCAGATCGCTGCTACGCGACCTGCGAGGGCATCCTCGATCGCTTGACAGACGTAGCGATACGAGGCTTCGCCGCAGGGGGCTGCGATACGGCCCGGCGCCACGGCGTCCAAGCCTGGAATATCACGGACCCACTCCGCCGCCGGTTCAGGCCAACCGAGCTGCCGAGCAACCCGGCTTAGGAGAGAGCGATCCCCGTAGATGATCGGCTGACAGATTTCGTGGACGTGGGGGAGTTGCAGCAGGCGCAAGCACAATTCTGGACCCACTCCGGCGGGATCGCCCATCGTGACGGCTATCACAGGCTGCATGCTTGAGTTCCTTCTGTCTGGATCGATGTCATTCCGCTGATATTATCGGCTTCGGCTTTTGGAAGTCCGTGAGTAACCCTCGGGAAAGAGGGTGTGCACCAGATGCCCGCGGTCCGACCGAAAATCAAAGCTCCGTACCGTTTGGCTTCGCGACGCTAGACTGGTATGATGATGGCTGAACCCGCCGGTTCGCTGGCAACCCCACGGTTGCCGCTTGAGTGTCCTCCCTGCTTAATGTCCCCTGTCTTTTCGGAGTGAACGGCTGCCATGAGAAGCGTATGGTTTTTGTTGGGTCTGGGAATCGTTGTGGTTAGTTTGGCCAGCTTGTCGTCCGCGGCGGATTGGGACCGTTTCCGTGGTCCGAACGGTTCCGGCATCGCCGACGGACCTTTGCCTCCGATTGACCCTGCCAAACCTTTGTGGAAGACAGCCATACCCGGAAAAGGAAACGGTTCGCCGATTGTGGTGTCGGGCAAGGTGTATCTGCAAAGTGCCTCTGCCGATGGAAAGAATCGCTTTTTGATCTGCTTGGATGCTGCCAATGGCAAGGTGTTATGGACCAAGACTCATCGCGGGAGCGCTGCCAAGACCCATGTCAAGAATTCGCTGGCTTCCAGCACCCCAGCGAGTGATGGCAAGCATATCTATTGTGTCTGGTGGGATGGTTCCGGTGTCGCCATCCATGCCTACGATCTGGAAGGCCGGGAGTTGTGGCATACTTCCTTGGGCGGTTATGTGAGCCAGCATGGTCCGGGATTTTCCCCCATCGTGCATCGGGGGATGGTCTATGCCAATGTGGATGACGACGAGCATGCCGAGCTGATCGCCCTGGATGCGGCGACGGGAGAGCGGAAATGGATAGCACCCCGGAAAAAGGAACGAGCCTGTTATTCCACACCCTTCATTCTGCGCCGCCCCGGCCATGATGAAGAACTCGTGGTCGGCACGACCCATCAGATCACCGCTTACGACCCCGCCAGTGGTCAGGTGAAGTGGGACTACACCCTGACTTGGCCCAAAGGGCAGATGCCCTTGCGCGTCATCGGCCATCCGATTTATGTCGAGGATCGCTTGATCATGGCATGCGGTGATGGCAGCGGCGCGCGCTACATGATCGCCTTGGACCTAAGCGGCCAAACTCCGCGTAAAGCCTGGGAACTGCAACGGGGCACCCTTCCCTATGTTCCCTGCATGCTCACGCGGGACGGC
This Thermogemmata fonticola DNA region includes the following protein-coding sequences:
- the pdxA gene encoding 4-hydroxythreonine-4-phosphate dehydrogenase PdxA, giving the protein MQPVIAVTMGDPAGVGPELCLRLLQLPHVHEICQPIIYGDRSLLSRVARQLGWPEPAAEWVRDIPGLDAVAPGRIAAPCGEASYRYVCQAIEDALAGRVAAICTGPIHKEAWHQAGVPYPGHTELLADKTRSPFTCMMLTSEAITCSLVTGHVGYGEVPRLLSVESILQTIRLTARAMRRLRQREVRLVVCGLNPHAGEHGLFGDQEEERFIAPAVSQAAHEGYRVEGPLSPDTAFIRSLRQRTDAYICMYHDQGLIPLKALAFEEAVNVTLGLPIVRTSVDHGTAFDIAWKGVAEVSSLVRAVELAARLAEGRLRDPFPSSGV
- a CDS encoding PQQ-binding-like beta-propeller repeat protein, whose amino-acid sequence is MRSVWFLLGLGIVVVSLASLSSAADWDRFRGPNGSGIADGPLPPIDPAKPLWKTAIPGKGNGSPIVVSGKVYLQSASADGKNRFLICLDAANGKVLWTKTHRGSAAKTHVKNSLASSTPASDGKHIYCVWWDGSGVAIHAYDLEGRELWHTSLGGYVSQHGPGFSPIVHRGMVYANVDDDEHAELIALDAATGERKWIAPRKKERACYSTPFILRRPGHDEELVVGTTHQITAYDPASGQVKWDYTLTWPKGQMPLRVIGHPIYVEDRLIMACGDGSGARYMIALDLSGQTPRKAWELQRGTLPYVPCMLTRDGLLFWIGDHRGSHATCADPRTGKILFSEQIMIKESSASPILMGDRILAIADTGEFVVFKAQREYEELAKGHLGQKVIATPAAADARLYIRGETHLFCFGKTGAP